A window of Streptomyces sp. NBC_01689 genomic DNA:
GGGAGGCCAGGGCCCGGGCGACGGCTACGCGCTGCTGCTGACCGCCGGAGAGCTGGGAGGGGCGGTGGCCGAGGCGGTCGGCGAGGCCGATCATCGCGATGACCTGGTCCAGCCACTCCCGGTCCGGCTTGCGGCCGGCGATGTCCATCGGGAGGGTGATGTTCTCCAGGGCCGTCAGCGTGGGCAGCAGGTTGAACGCCTGGAAGATGAAGCCGATCTTGTCCCGGCGCAACTTCGTGAGCTGCTTGTCCTTGAGGGAGCCCAGTTCGGTCTCTCCGATGCGCACGGAGCCGGAGGAGAAGGAGTCGAGGCCCGCCACGCAGTGCATCAGCGTGGACTTGCCCGAGCCCGAGGGGCCCATGATCGCGGTGAACTCGGCCTGGCGGAAGTCGACGGAGACCCGGTCGAGGGCGACCACCTGGGTCTCGCCCTGTCCGTAGACCTTCGACAGTTCCGTGGCGCGGGCGGCCACCGTGGTGGTCCGGTCGGCGAGGGGCGTGGTGGTCACGGGAGGGTGCTCCTGTCGGGAGGACGGCGTTTCTGGGGACGCGTCCCATCCTCCTGGCCGTTCCGTGCCGTGGAGTCAGCCGCTGTTCCGGTTCCCGGGGCAGCCTCCGGTCGGACCGCGAGCCGCGGAGTCATACCTGGGGATGACGGCGTTCCCTGAGCTCCGTCCGGGTGCGGTCGCGCGGGTGCGTCCGTTCGGACGGTGAAATTCCGTCATTCCGCATACGCGTCCCCGTGCCGCCCGAAAGGCTATTGGCAAGTGCGGATGGCCCGTACCGGTGGCTGATGCACCCTCAGACGTCAATAAAATAAGACAACATCGGTTCGCCCGACCGCTGTTCGAGGAGCGGGCCCCGATAGGCTCGGAATCTCGACGCGGAGCCCATGGCCTGCCCGGATGGTGGAATGCAGACACGGCGAGCTTAAACCTCGCTGCCCCTCGCGGGCGTACCGGTTCAAGTCCGGTTCCGGGCACCTCCGACCTCTCCCGATCCCTTCCGACCCGCCCTCCCCGGGCGTGCCCCGCCGGGGGAGTCCGCCGCGATCCGTTGACAGCCCGCGCGTCCTTCCGGAGACTCGCGTCCGGGGTCGGTGGAGCAAGGTTCACCAGGCGAACGGGTGGCGTCGGGTGCACGGACGCCACCGGACCAGCGGGCGCGGGGAGCGCGAAGGGGCGTGCCGGATGCGGACCACCGTCGGGATCATCGGAGCCGGGCCGGCCGGACTGCTGCTGGCACGGCTGCTGCACAACGCGGGGATCGACTCCGTGGTGCTGGAGAGCCGCGACCGGGCGTACGTGGAGCGCCGGCAGCGCGCCGGAATCCTGGAACAGGGGACCGTCGACGCCCTGCGCACCGCCGGGGCCGGCGAGCGGATGGACCGCGAGGGGCTCCGGCACGACGGGATCGAACTGCGCTTCGAACGGGAACGGCACCGGATCGACTTCCCGGCCCTCACCGGCGGCAGCTCCGTGCTGGTGTACGCGCAGACGGAGGTCTGCAAGGACCTGATCGCGCTCCAGCTGGAGGAGGGC
This region includes:
- a CDS encoding ABC transporter ATP-binding protein; its protein translation is MTTTPLADRTTTVAARATELSKVYGQGETQVVALDRVSVDFRQAEFTAIMGPSGSGKSTLMHCVAGLDSFSSGSVRIGETELGSLKDKQLTKLRRDKIGFIFQAFNLLPTLTALENITLPMDIAGRKPDREWLDQVIAMIGLADRLGHRPSQLSGGQQQRVAVARALASRPDIIFGDEPTGNLDSRSGAEVLGFLRNSVRELGQTVVMVTHDPVAAAYADRVVFLADGRIVDEVHGPTADSVLDRMKQFDAKGRTS